GTGGCGGGTGGAATTGCTGGATGAGGGAGGGAAGCTGATCAAAACTCTGGAGTTCAAGGTGCACTGACCTGATGATGCCGTTCCGCTGTTTGTTCCGCATCCTGCAGCTGTTGACCGTTTCAGTCGTTTTTTACCTGGTATCCGCGACAACGGGAGCAGCCGCTGAAGTCGATCCCCTGGCCGAAGCCGACCGTCGGGCAGCCCTGGAGTTCATGCTGCAGGACGCCATCAACCGCCGTCTGATCAGCGGTGCGGTGGTGCTGATCGGCGACCGCCACGGCGTCCTCTACGAGCATGCCGCCGGCCGGGCCGGTTTTGAAGCCGACGCCCAGCCCCTGACCACCGACACCATGTTCGATGTTGCCTCCCTGACCAAGGCCGTGGCGACCGCCACGGCCGTTGTCAGTCTGATCGACCAGGGGCGCTTCACCCTGCTGGACCCCATTTCCGCCTGGTTTCCCGAACTGGAAGGACGGGAGATCACCATCCTGCAGTTGCTGACCCACACTTCCGGCCTCCACGACCGGGACCTTGACCGTTACGATCCCCTGGGAAGCGTCCTGCGCACCGCCGCCCTGTCGGCCGGGAACCAGCCGCCGGGCAGCAGGTTTCTCTATGCCGATATCAACTTCATCCTGCTGGGGGAGCTGGTCAGGCGTGAAACCGGCCTCTCCCTGGACCGTTATTGCCAGGAAGCCATCTTCCGGCCGCTGGGAATGCACCGTACCGGCTTTAACCCCACTCCCGGCCTGCGGATCGCCGCAACCCTGGGGGGCAGCGGCAGCATCACCGGCGTGGTGCAGGACTATAACGCCCGCAAGCTGGGAGGGGTTGCCGGCCATGCGGGCCTCTTCAGCACCGCCCGTGATCTGGGAAAATACGCCCGCATGCTGCTGAACCACGGACAACTGGACGGTGCCGCCATTCTGTCCCCACAGGCGGTGGCCCAGATGACCGCCCCCTATTTTTTCGGTAACGGCCGGATCGTGCGCGGCCTGGGCTGGGACCGGGAATCTCCCTACTCTTCGCCGCGGGGGATGCTCTTCTCCAACACCTCCTACGGCCATACCGGCTACAGCGGCTCCTCCATCTGGGTCGATCCCAAGGCGGGGCTGTACGTGGTGCTGCTCACCACCCGGATCAACTACCAGAACAAGCAGCGCTTCAACCGGCTGCGCAGCAATATCTCCACCCTTGGCGCGGCGGTCTTCAGCGGGGAGGGAGTGCTGCAAAAGCCTGAAAAGACGCAACCTTGACAGCCTCTACCCGCTATGGTACCGTTTGCGGGCTTGTATCCTGAACTATCCGCATCACCGGTGCGACCGGGCGGGGAGGGACCGATGGGCAGCATCAATATTCTTCTTGCCGACGACAGTATCACCATCCGCAAAGTAGTCGGTATCATCTTCAGCGGTGGTGACTACTCCCTCACCATGGTCGAGAACGGGGCAGCGGCCATTGAAAAGGCCCGGGAAATCCGCCCCGACATTCTGCTGATTGATGTCCTGATGCCGGACCTGAGCGGGTACGAGGTCTGTGAGGCGATCCGCCGGGAACCGGCGCTGGCGGCCACGCCGATTCTGCTGATGACCGGTTCCTTCGAGCCGTTTGATGAAGAGCGGGCCCGCCAGTGCGGCGCCAGCGACCATATCGTCAAGCCGTTCGAGGCCCAGCAGCTGGTTGCCAAGGTACAGGAGCTGCACGAGCGAGCCGCGGAACTGAGCGTGGCAGCGCCGCCGGAACCCGCGGAACCGTCGTTTTTTGAACCCACCGCTGTTGCGCCTCCCGCCGAACCGCTGTTGGCGGCGAACGAGCCGTCACCCTTTGAATCCACGTTCCAGCAGCTACCCGTTGCTTCTCCCGACGATCCCTGGGGGGCCTTCACCCTGCAGCCGGACGAACCGGCCGCTGCCGAGCCGGTCGAAGTCCTCGCCTTTGAACCGCCCCCGGCGGAACCGGCAGCCGTTCCTGCGGAGCCGTCCCCCTTCGAACACAGCTCCTTCGGGGCCATGGAGCCCCCCGATGTGCTGGAGATGCTGCAGGACGACCTGACCCCGGCAGCGCAGTCGTCTGTCGCCGAGACGGGAATGGCCGGCTCCTGGATGCCCTCCGACGACCAGACCTTTGAATTCCAGGAAGAGGTTGCCGTCGCCCCGGCAGCCGCTCTGGGCAACCCGCTGGAGCTGGAAAAACAGCTGCCGGAGCAGGAACCTGCCTTCGACCCCACCGCCTTTGAACCGACCGCTCCCGGTGTACCGGTGGTGGAAACCGTGGCCGAAGTGCCTCCCCAGGCCGTAACCCCGGTGGTACCGGCCGCTGTCCCGGCCCTCACCGAAGAACAGTTGAAAGCCGCGCTGGCGGCTGCCTCGAAGGAAACCATCGAACGGATCGTCTGGGAAGTGGTGCCGGACCTGGCGGAAAGCCTGATCAGGGAAGCCATCAGAAAGATCACCGACGGCAAGTAGCACGTCAAGCCGATATGCGGGCGAACGGGGGTGGCGACATCCCCGTTTTCCTTTGGAGGAAACATACATGATCAGAAAAGCAATAGCCAAGGTAGTGGAGCACCATGACCTGACCGAAGGGGAGATGATCGAGGCCATGAACCAGATCATGTCCGGCGAATGCACCCCGGCCCAGATCGGCGCCTTCATCACCGCCCTGCGGATGAAGGGGGAGACCATCGACGAGATCACCGGCGCGGCCCGGGTGATGCGGGAGCGGGCCACCCCGATCCGGGTGGGCAAAGGGGTGCTGGATATCGACCGCGACGACATCAACATCGACCAGGAAACCATCCTGGACGTGGTGGGCACCGGCGGCGACGGCACCAACACCTTCAACATCTCCACCACCGTCTCCTTCGTGGTGGCCGCCTGCGGGGTCAAGGTGGCCAAGCACGGCAACCGCTCCGTCTCCTCCGCCTGCGGCAGCGCCGACGTGCTGGAAAAACTGGGAGTCAACCTGGACGTGACCCCGGAACAGGTGGAGCACTGCATCGCCGAGAACAACATCGGCTTTCTCTTTGCCCCGGCCCTGCACGGCGCCATGAAGCACGCCATCGGCCCCCGCCGCGAAATCGGCATCCGCACCATCTTCAACATCCTGGGACCGCTCACCAACCCGGCCCGGGCCGACCGTCAGGTCATGGGGGTCTACCGGGAGGACCTGGTGGAAAAACTGGCCGGCGTGCTGCACCGCCTGGGCTGCAAACACGGCTTCGTGGTCAACGGCCGGGACGGCATGGACGAAATCACCCTCACCGCCGAAAGTGCTGCCGCCGAAGTCACCCCGGACGGAGTGCGGCTTTTCACCATTGTGCCGGAAGAACTGGGCTTCACCCGCTGCACCATGGCGGACCTGAAGGGGGGGGATGCCGTTGCCAACGCCGTCATCGTCCGGTCCGTGCTGGCCGGTGAACAGGGCTCCCGCCGCGACGTGGTTCTGCTCAATGCCGCCTTTGCCCTGACAGCCGCCGGCGCCTGTGCCGACGTGCGGGAAGGGATCGCCAGGGCCGCGGCAAGCATCGACTCGGGCGCCGCCATGGAGCGGCTGGACAAGCTGGTTGCCCTCACCAACTGATAGGAACGCCATGAACAACGCCATACCGGACATACTCAAAACCAT
The window above is part of the Trichlorobacter ammonificans genome. Proteins encoded here:
- a CDS encoding serine hydrolase domain-containing protein, encoding MMPFRCLFRILQLLTVSVVFYLVSATTGAAAEVDPLAEADRRAALEFMLQDAINRRLISGAVVLIGDRHGVLYEHAAGRAGFEADAQPLTTDTMFDVASLTKAVATATAVVSLIDQGRFTLLDPISAWFPELEGREITILQLLTHTSGLHDRDLDRYDPLGSVLRTAALSAGNQPPGSRFLYADINFILLGELVRRETGLSLDRYCQEAIFRPLGMHRTGFNPTPGLRIAATLGGSGSITGVVQDYNARKLGGVAGHAGLFSTARDLGKYARMLLNHGQLDGAAILSPQAVAQMTAPYFFGNGRIVRGLGWDRESPYSSPRGMLFSNTSYGHTGYSGSSIWVDPKAGLYVVLLTTRINYQNKQRFNRLRSNISTLGAAVFSGEGVLQKPEKTQP
- a CDS encoding response regulator; this encodes MGSINILLADDSITIRKVVGIIFSGGDYSLTMVENGAAAIEKAREIRPDILLIDVLMPDLSGYEVCEAIRREPALAATPILLMTGSFEPFDEERARQCGASDHIVKPFEAQQLVAKVQELHERAAELSVAAPPEPAEPSFFEPTAVAPPAEPLLAANEPSPFESTFQQLPVASPDDPWGAFTLQPDEPAAAEPVEVLAFEPPPAEPAAVPAEPSPFEHSSFGAMEPPDVLEMLQDDLTPAAQSSVAETGMAGSWMPSDDQTFEFQEEVAVAPAAALGNPLELEKQLPEQEPAFDPTAFEPTAPGVPVVETVAEVPPQAVTPVVPAAVPALTEEQLKAALAAASKETIERIVWEVVPDLAESLIREAIRKITDGK
- the trpD gene encoding anthranilate phosphoribosyltransferase, which translates into the protein MIRKAIAKVVEHHDLTEGEMIEAMNQIMSGECTPAQIGAFITALRMKGETIDEITGAARVMRERATPIRVGKGVLDIDRDDINIDQETILDVVGTGGDGTNTFNISTTVSFVVAACGVKVAKHGNRSVSSACGSADVLEKLGVNLDVTPEQVEHCIAENNIGFLFAPALHGAMKHAIGPRREIGIRTIFNILGPLTNPARADRQVMGVYREDLVEKLAGVLHRLGCKHGFVVNGRDGMDEITLTAESAAAEVTPDGVRLFTIVPEELGFTRCTMADLKGGDAVANAVIVRSVLAGEQGSRRDVVLLNAAFALTAAGACADVREGIARAAASIDSGAAMERLDKLVALTN